The Vicia villosa cultivar HV-30 ecotype Madison, WI linkage group LG1, Vvil1.0, whole genome shotgun sequence genome includes a region encoding these proteins:
- the LOC131643402 gene encoding uncharacterized protein LOC131643402 has protein sequence MDEIGSSSRSRSRLARVSSSRKEEEEVRYQDDQEIPDANPPHGEEEDGFPGGPRDTSVLISYHEHVARHVWEEEERAALKMVNHARKIFDLFKPEAQWFNDVVTASGLGGLCIATACKSS, from the exons ATGGATGAAATTGGTTCCTCATCTAGATCGAGGAGTCGGCTTGCTCGGGTGTCTTCTTCCCggaaggaggaggaggaggtgagataccaggaTGATCAGGAGATACCTGATGCTAACCCTccgcacggggaggaggaggatgGCTTCCCGGGGGGTCCTagggacacttccgtgctgatttcctaccacgagcacgtcgctcgacatGTCTGGGAggaagag gaaaggGCGGCGCTAAAAATGGTGAATCACGCACGGAAGATTTTTGATCTGtttaaaccagaggcgcagtggtttaatgatgtggtGACTGCTTCCGGGCTCGGTGGGTTGTGCATAGCCACGGCATGCAAGAGCTCTTAG
- the LOC131643413 gene encoding uncharacterized protein LOC131643413, translating into MYIEFRGERPSMNWRKLFYQNHARPRARFTLWLTVLERLPTKDRLEKIGIHIDGKCLACDNVETVNHIFFACRFTQHIWSTLINWIGYPIRRHDWDKELEWIIAETTKKDGDGVY; encoded by the coding sequence ATGTATATTGAATTTAGAGGAGAAAGGCCTAGTATGAATTGGAGAAAGCTATTTTATCAAAACCATGCTCGTCCCCGTGCTCGGTTTACTCTTTGGCTCACTGTCCTTGAAAGACTCCCAACAAAGGACAGATTGGAGAAGATTGGTATACACATTGATGGAAAATGTTTGGCCTGTGATAATGTTGAAACTGTGAATCATATTTTCTTTGCTTGCAGGTTTACACAACATATATGGAGCACCCTTATCAATTGGATTGGCTATCCAATTCGTAGGCATGATTGGGACAAAGAATTGGAATGGATCATAGCTGAGACTACAAAAAAGGATGGCGACGGTGTTTACTGA